The following proteins come from a genomic window of Pseudomonas putida:
- a CDS encoding TIGR02449 family protein, with the protein MSRFELLIERIEQLKRQNALLVAQEKSWREERAHLIEKNEIAKRKVESMILRLKALEQDS; encoded by the coding sequence ATGAGCCGATTCGAGTTGCTGATCGAACGCATCGAGCAACTAAAACGGCAAAATGCACTCCTAGTAGCTCAGGAAAAATCCTGGCGCGAAGAGCGCGCCCACCTCATCGAAAAGAACGAGATCGCCAAGCGCAAAGTCGAGTCGATGATTTTACGCCTCAAGGCTCTGGAGCAAGACTCATGA
- the zapA gene encoding cell division protein ZapA: MSSSNSVTVQILDKEYSIICPPEERNNLVSAARYLDGKMREIRSSGKVIGADRIAVMAALNITHEMLHRQEDRNDAPVSGTNREQVRDLLDRVDKALSDDTDTKIG; the protein is encoded by the coding sequence ATGAGTTCAAGCAATAGCGTCACTGTGCAGATCCTCGACAAGGAATACTCGATCATCTGCCCGCCGGAAGAGCGCAACAACCTGGTCAGCGCTGCGCGCTACCTGGACGGCAAAATGCGCGAAATCCGCAGCAGCGGCAAGGTGATCGGTGCCGACCGCATCGCGGTCATGGCAGCGTTGAACATTACCCACGAAATGCTGCACCGCCAGGAAGACCGCAATGATGCGCCGGTCAGCGGCACAAACCGCGAACAGGTGCGCGACCTGCTGGATCGGGTAGATAAGGCTTTGTCCGACGACACGGATACCAAAATCGGCTGA
- a CDS encoding 5-formyltetrahydrofolate cyclo-ligase, with translation MTETVPLTRPQLRRLLRNARRALTPAQQRQATLGLYRQLAQHPLFRRARHIALYLPNDGEIDPRLLLREAQRRGKRTYLPVLHAWPRTRMVFQRFEQGEKLKPNRFRIPEPIIDRKRQRPIWALDLILLPLVGFDEVGGRLGMGGGFYDRSLAYQARRQTWKKPLLLGLAHECQKVERLAQASWDVPLQGTVSDRGWYLAPR, from the coding sequence ATGACCGAAACCGTGCCGCTCACCCGCCCCCAGCTACGTCGCCTGCTTCGCAATGCCCGCCGCGCCCTGACCCCTGCCCAGCAACGCCAGGCTACGCTCGGCCTGTACCGCCAGTTGGCGCAACACCCCTTGTTCCGCCGCGCCCGCCACATCGCCCTGTACCTGCCCAACGACGGTGAAATCGACCCTCGCCTACTGCTACGCGAAGCACAGCGTCGCGGCAAGCGCACCTATCTGCCGGTGCTGCACGCCTGGCCGCGCACGCGCATGGTGTTCCAGCGTTTTGAGCAGGGTGAGAAGCTCAAGCCCAATCGCTTCCGTATTCCAGAGCCGATAATCGATCGCAAACGCCAACGGCCAATCTGGGCGCTGGATCTGATTCTGCTACCGCTGGTCGGTTTTGACGAAGTGGGCGGACGCCTGGGAATGGGCGGTGGCTTCTATGATCGCAGCCTGGCCTACCAGGCGCGTCGGCAAACCTGGAAAAAACCGTTGCTGCTGGGGCTGGCGCATGAATGCCAGAAGGTCGAGCGGCTGGCGCAGGCCAGTTGGGACGTACCACTGCAAGGCACGGTCTCGGACCGTGGCTGGTACCTGGCGCCACGTTGA
- a CDS encoding EVE domain-containing protein yields the protein MAYWLMKSEPDELSIEALARLGEARWDGVRNYQARNFLRAMSVGDEFFFYHSSCPQPGIAGIARITRAAYPDPTALDPESHYHDAKATTDKNPWSAVDVAHLQTFPRVLELGRLKQQAGLVELPLVQKGSRLSVMPVTPEQWAVIVALR from the coding sequence ATGGCCTACTGGCTGATGAAATCCGAGCCCGACGAGCTCTCCATCGAAGCCCTCGCACGCTTGGGTGAAGCGCGCTGGGACGGCGTGCGCAACTATCAGGCGCGTAATTTTCTGCGGGCCATGAGCGTGGGTGACGAATTTTTCTTCTACCACTCCAGCTGCCCGCAACCCGGCATCGCCGGCATTGCCAGAATCACCCGCGCGGCCTACCCGGACCCTACCGCGCTGGACCCGGAAAGCCATTATCACGATGCCAAGGCCACGACCGACAAGAACCCGTGGAGCGCAGTGGATGTGGCCCACCTACAAACCTTCCCAAGGGTGCTGGAACTGGGGAGGCTGAAACAGCAGGCTGGGCTGGTCGAGTTGCCGCTGGTGCAAAAAGGCAGCCGCCTGTCGGTCATGCCGGTAACGCCCGAGCAATGGGCGGTGATTGTCGCGTTGCGCTGA
- a CDS encoding HlyD family efflux transporter periplasmic adaptor subunit produces MNRYAPRIFATALIALLVAAGGLGYWKSLHDQLPEGLSMGNGRLEATEVQIASKIPGRLAEVLVDEGDNVTRGQLLARIDTRTMEAQRSQAEAEVLRARENYAAAQASVQLRQSELLLASQELKRVREIFQRKYASQQLLDQQQARFDTANAAVVAARAQLAAIKAAIGAAEAQVAQLTSEIDDSSLRAPINGIIQLRLAEPGEVLGAGGRVLMLIDPSDQYMNLYLPASTSGRLTVGDQARIVLDALPERALPAKVAFVAAKAQFTPKQVETRDERQKLVFRVKLRLSDPGAVPQAKPGMPGAGYVRTAEVDWPANLQ; encoded by the coding sequence ATGAACCGATACGCCCCTAGAATCTTCGCCACTGCACTGATCGCACTGCTCGTTGCAGCCGGCGGGCTGGGGTACTGGAAGTCGCTCCACGACCAGTTGCCCGAAGGCCTGAGCATGGGCAACGGCCGCCTTGAAGCCACCGAAGTGCAGATCGCCAGCAAGATCCCAGGTCGCCTGGCCGAAGTACTGGTCGATGAAGGCGACAACGTTACCCGTGGTCAGCTACTGGCACGCATCGACACCCGCACGATGGAAGCCCAGCGCAGCCAGGCCGAAGCCGAAGTGCTGCGCGCCCGGGAAAACTACGCCGCCGCCCAGGCCAGCGTGCAACTGCGCCAGAGCGAACTGCTGCTGGCCAGCCAGGAGCTCAAGCGCGTGCGCGAAATTTTCCAGCGCAAGTACGCCAGCCAGCAGTTGCTCGACCAACAGCAGGCGCGCTTTGACACGGCCAACGCAGCAGTAGTCGCCGCCCGCGCCCAACTGGCAGCGATCAAGGCTGCAATCGGTGCCGCCGAGGCGCAAGTCGCCCAACTCACCAGCGAAATCGATGACAGCAGCCTGCGTGCGCCCATCAACGGCATCATCCAGCTGCGCCTGGCCGAACCCGGTGAAGTGCTGGGTGCCGGCGGCCGGGTCTTGATGCTGATCGACCCCAGCGACCAGTACATGAACCTGTACCTGCCTGCGTCCACCAGCGGCCGACTGACCGTAGGCGATCAGGCGCGCATCGTGCTCGACGCCCTGCCCGAGCGCGCGCTGCCGGCCAAGGTGGCCTTTGTCGCAGCCAAGGCCCAGTTCACCCCCAAACAGGTGGAAACCCGCGACGAACGGCAAAAGCTGGTGTTCCGGGTCAAACTGCGCCTGAGCGACCCGGGCGCCGTGCCGCAAGCCAAGCCAGGCATGCCAGGCGCCGGCTATGTACGCACGGCTGAGGTGGACTGGCCGGCCAACCTGCAATGA
- a CDS encoding ribosome-associated ATPase/putative transporter RbbA yields MNAPALLAEGISHRYGDLIALHPLGFSLPVGTRCALIGPDGAGKSTLLGLIAGVKRLQQGELQVLGGSIRQRRHRTALYPKVAFMPQGLGNNLYPELSISENIRFFATLFGLGRRECEQRMANLLQATDLQRFAQRPAGKLSGGMKQKLGLCCALIHEPDLLILDEPTTGVDPLSRRRFWELVEQVRAQRPQLTLLVATAYMEEAEQFEHCLMLDGGHLLAAGPSHELAAVTPSGKLDDAFTHYQGAGKAQHQPLAIPPRQATDGPVAIEAHDLTLRFGDFTAVNKVSFAIGRGEIFGFLGSNGCGKTTTMKVLTGLMPASEGSASLLGRPVDASDLATRKRVGFMSQSFSLYGELSTRQNLALHARLFDLPKAESAQRIDELIERFDLAAIADQPSGALPLGLRQRLSLAVAVLHRPEVLILDEPTSGVDPAARDDFWRLLVELSREQGVTIFLSTHFMNEAQRCDRISLMHAGRVLACDTPDALQHQYQGATLEDAFVRCLEQAQELAPAATDSSVLEQASTPTLPLRQGFSLRRLLAVAGREGKELLRDKVRLAFALLGALFMMVIFGYGISLDVENLAFAVHDQDQSPQSRAYLEAFRGSRYFAEQAPIRDSRELHQRLQRSEIKLALEIPPGFGRDLYAGRQPVVAAWLDGGMPFRAETSRNYVEAVHQANLEQLAQASPQPQPRQDPVRLETRFRYNQDVVSVNAIGPGVMALILAFIPAMLTALGIVREKELGSITNFYATPLTRLEFLLGKQMPYLAVSLVNLALLVAMNRWLFAVPLKGSVLALACGGMAYLLATTSLGLLISAFTRTQIAAILGTMIITSLPTIQFSGLIVPRSSLDGAAAVMGQLFPAGYFLDIAVGTFTKALGLRELWPQCLILLSFFAAFTGLSLAMLKKQEA; encoded by the coding sequence ATGAACGCCCCGGCGCTGCTGGCCGAAGGCATCAGCCACCGTTACGGCGACCTCATAGCCCTGCACCCGCTAGGTTTCAGCCTGCCTGTGGGCACCCGCTGCGCGCTGATCGGCCCCGATGGGGCCGGTAAATCGACCCTGCTGGGGTTGATCGCCGGCGTAAAACGCCTGCAGCAGGGAGAGCTGCAGGTGCTGGGCGGCTCGATCCGCCAACGCCGCCATCGCACCGCGCTATACCCCAAAGTAGCGTTCATGCCGCAGGGGCTGGGCAACAACCTGTACCCGGAACTGTCGATCAGCGAGAACATCCGCTTTTTCGCCACCCTGTTCGGGCTGGGCCGCCGCGAGTGTGAGCAGCGCATGGCCAATCTGTTGCAGGCCACCGACCTGCAGCGCTTTGCCCAGCGCCCGGCCGGCAAGCTGTCGGGTGGCATGAAGCAGAAGCTGGGCCTTTGCTGCGCGCTGATCCACGAGCCAGACCTGCTGATCCTGGACGAGCCGACCACCGGCGTCGACCCACTGTCGCGGCGGCGCTTCTGGGAGCTGGTTGAGCAGGTTCGCGCACAACGCCCGCAACTGACCCTGCTGGTGGCTACCGCCTACATGGAAGAAGCCGAACAGTTCGAGCATTGCCTGATGCTCGATGGCGGCCACTTGCTGGCCGCCGGCCCTAGCCACGAACTGGCTGCAGTAACCCCCAGCGGCAAGCTGGATGACGCCTTTACCCACTACCAGGGCGCGGGCAAGGCGCAGCATCAACCACTGGCAATCCCGCCGCGCCAAGCCACGGACGGCCCGGTCGCCATCGAGGCACACGACCTGACTCTGCGCTTTGGCGACTTCACGGCGGTGAACAAGGTCAGTTTCGCCATTGGCCGAGGGGAGATCTTTGGCTTCCTGGGTTCCAACGGTTGCGGCAAGACCACCACCATGAAGGTGCTCACCGGCCTGATGCCGGCCAGCGAGGGCAGCGCTAGCCTGCTGGGTCGCCCGGTGGACGCCAGCGACCTGGCCACACGCAAGCGGGTCGGCTTCATGTCGCAGAGTTTCTCTCTGTATGGCGAGCTCAGCACCCGGCAGAACCTGGCCCTGCATGCCCGCCTGTTCGACTTGCCCAAAGCCGAGAGCGCCCAGCGCATCGATGAGCTGATCGAGCGCTTCGACCTCGCCGCTATCGCAGACCAACCATCTGGCGCCCTGCCCCTCGGTTTGCGCCAGCGTCTGTCGCTGGCAGTGGCGGTTCTGCATCGCCCGGAAGTCTTGATCCTCGACGAACCGACCTCTGGCGTCGACCCGGCCGCCCGCGACGACTTCTGGCGCCTGCTGGTAGAACTGTCGCGCGAGCAGGGCGTGACCATTTTCCTCTCCACCCACTTCATGAACGAAGCCCAGCGCTGCGATCGTATTTCGCTGATGCACGCTGGGCGGGTGCTGGCCTGCGACACACCCGATGCCCTGCAGCATCAGTACCAGGGCGCCACGCTGGAGGACGCGTTCGTTCGCTGCCTGGAGCAGGCCCAGGAGCTGGCGCCAGCCGCCACCGACAGCAGCGTGCTGGAACAGGCGTCCACCCCCACCCTGCCGCTACGCCAGGGTTTCAGCCTGCGCCGCCTGCTGGCAGTGGCCGGCCGTGAGGGCAAGGAGCTGCTGCGCGACAAGGTGCGCCTGGCCTTCGCCTTACTGGGTGCACTGTTCATGATGGTGATCTTCGGCTACGGCATTTCACTGGATGTGGAAAACCTCGCCTTCGCCGTGCACGATCAGGACCAGAGCCCGCAAAGTCGCGCCTACCTCGAAGCCTTCCGTGGCTCACGCTACTTCGCTGAACAAGCGCCAATCCGCGACAGCAGAGAGCTGCACCAACGCCTGCAACGCTCGGAAATCAAACTGGCACTGGAGATTCCGCCCGGCTTTGGCCGCGACCTGTATGCAGGGCGCCAGCCGGTGGTGGCCGCCTGGCTCGACGGTGGCATGCCGTTCCGCGCAGAAACCAGCCGCAACTACGTGGAAGCCGTGCACCAGGCCAACCTGGAGCAACTGGCACAGGCCAGCCCACAACCGCAGCCACGCCAGGACCCGGTGCGCCTGGAAACGCGTTTCCGCTACAACCAGGATGTGGTCAGCGTGAACGCCATCGGCCCTGGCGTAATGGCGCTGATATTGGCCTTCATTCCGGCCATGCTCACTGCGCTGGGCATCGTGCGCGAGAAGGAGCTCGGCTCCATCACCAACTTCTACGCCACACCCCTCACCCGCCTGGAGTTCCTGCTTGGCAAGCAGATGCCCTACCTGGCTGTGAGCCTGGTCAACCTGGCGCTGTTGGTGGCGATGAACCGCTGGCTGTTCGCCGTACCGCTCAAGGGCAGCGTACTGGCCCTGGCGTGTGGCGGCATGGCCTACCTGCTGGCAACCACCAGCCTGGGCCTGCTGATCTCGGCATTCACCCGCACCCAGATCGCCGCCATTCTCGGCACCATGATCATTACCAGCCTGCCGACCATCCAGTTTTCCGGGCTGATCGTGCCACGTTCGTCGCTAGACGGCGCGGCAGCGGTGATGGGCCAGTTGTTCCCGGCAGGCTACTTCCTCGACATCGCAGTCGGCACCTTCACCAAAGCGTTAGGCCTGCGTGAGTTGTGGCCGCAGTGCCTGATCCTGCTCAGTTTCTTTGCCGCATTCACTGGCCTGAGCCTGGCAATGCTGAAGAAACAGGAGGCCTGA
- a CDS encoding ABC transporter permease, giving the protein MSRLNHTLRLGLKELTSLRHDSVLLLFLLYAFSVAIYMPAAGSVIGVHNASVAVVDEDHSLLSRKLSEALQPPEFQPAVPLPPQRLDQAMDSGQYTFVINIPVNFQSDLLAGRSPELQINVDATAMSQAFMGAGYIGRIFERELLDYSQRGNEQSPVLINPKALFNPNLEGGWFLAVIQIVNNITILAIILTGTALLREREHGTLDHLLVLPLTALEIMLAKIGSNALVVVICTWISLVVVVKGALGVPLSGSMGLFLAVTALYLFASTSLGIFLATLARSTPQFGLLAIPVIIPMLLLSGGSTPLDSMPQWLQWVMQGSPSTHFVSLSAAILFRDAGWAVVWPDILALTLIGLVFFSVALARFRRTLAS; this is encoded by the coding sequence ATGTCGCGCCTGAACCACACCCTGCGCCTGGGCCTGAAAGAACTGACCAGCCTGCGCCATGACAGCGTCCTGCTGCTGTTCCTGCTATATGCCTTCAGCGTGGCGATCTATATGCCGGCAGCCGGCTCGGTGATCGGCGTACACAACGCCAGCGTGGCGGTGGTGGATGAAGACCATAGCCTGCTCTCGCGCAAGCTCAGCGAAGCCCTGCAACCGCCCGAGTTCCAGCCAGCCGTGCCGCTGCCTCCGCAGCGCCTGGACCAGGCCATGGACAGCGGCCAGTACACCTTCGTCATCAACATACCGGTGAACTTTCAGAGCGACCTGCTGGCCGGGCGCTCGCCGGAGCTGCAGATCAACGTCGATGCTACAGCCATGAGCCAAGCGTTCATGGGCGCCGGCTACATCGGCCGCATCTTCGAGCGCGAGCTGCTCGACTACAGCCAGCGTGGTAACGAGCAAAGCCCGGTGCTGATCAACCCCAAGGCGCTGTTCAACCCCAACCTGGAGGGGGGCTGGTTTCTGGCAGTGATCCAGATCGTCAACAACATCACCATCCTGGCGATCATCCTCACCGGCACCGCGCTGCTGCGCGAGCGTGAGCACGGCACCCTCGACCACCTGCTGGTGCTGCCGCTGACCGCGCTGGAGATCATGCTGGCCAAGATCGGCAGCAACGCGCTGGTGGTGGTGATCTGCACCTGGATTTCGTTGGTGGTAGTCGTCAAAGGTGCACTGGGCGTGCCGCTTTCTGGCTCGATGGGGCTGTTCCTGGCCGTGACCGCGCTGTACCTGTTCGCCAGTACATCGCTGGGCATTTTCCTCGCCACCCTGGCGCGCTCGACGCCGCAGTTCGGCCTGCTGGCGATCCCGGTGATCATCCCGATGCTGTTGCTGTCCGGTGGCAGCACACCACTGGACAGCATGCCGCAGTGGCTGCAGTGGGTGATGCAGGGGTCACCCTCAACGCACTTTGTCAGCCTGAGTGCCGCAATCCTGTTCCGGGATGCCGGGTGGGCGGTGGTATGGCCGGATATCCTGGCGCTGACGCTGATCGGCCTGGTGTTCTTCAGCGTGGCCCTCGCGCGGTTCCGCCGTACCCTGGCGTCTTGA
- the fliL gene encoding flagellar basal body-associated protein FliL: MKAWILMVLALLLPAAAMAEEAKEGAPKVAYISLSPPFVGNYALDGSPRLRVYKADVALRVTGDEAAKTVKHHEPLIRNQLVALFTQQTVDSMSNVEAKEHLRQEALKQVQQVLEAEEGKPIVEDLLFNNLIVQ; this comes from the coding sequence GTGAAAGCGTGGATCTTGATGGTGCTGGCGCTGCTGCTGCCGGCTGCGGCCATGGCCGAAGAAGCCAAGGAAGGGGCGCCCAAGGTCGCCTACATCAGTCTGAGCCCGCCCTTTGTTGGCAACTATGCGCTCGACGGCAGCCCGCGGCTGCGCGTGTACAAGGCTGACGTGGCCCTGCGCGTGACGGGTGACGAAGCGGCCAAGACGGTGAAACACCACGAACCGCTGATCCGTAACCAGCTGGTGGCATTGTTCACCCAGCAGACGGTGGACAGCATGAGCAACGTCGAGGCCAAGGAGCATCTTCGCCAAGAGGCGCTGAAACAGGTGCAGCAGGTGCTGGAGGCGGAAGAGGGCAAGCCGATCGTTGAGGACCTGCTGTTCAACAACCTGATTGTGCAGTGA
- a CDS encoding zinc-binding dehydrogenase, producing MKAVLCKTLGPARNLVLEEVASPLPKKNEILLDVHAAGVNFPDTLIIEGKYQFQPPLPFSPGGEAAGVVAAIGEKAGAFKVGDRVMALTGWGAFAEQVAVPFYNVLPIPASMDFTTAAAFGMTYGTSMHALRQRGQLQAGETLLVLGASGGVGLAAVEIGKAMGARVIAAASSAEKLAVAKAAGADELIDYSQANLREEIKRLTGGQGVDVIYDPVGGELFEQAVRGLAWNGRLLVVGFASGSIPQLTANLVLLKGAAVLGVFWGAFAQRQPEDNAANFRQLFAWHAEGKLKPLVSQTYPLEQAGAAIEKLGQRQAVGKLVVLAR from the coding sequence ATGAAAGCTGTGTTGTGCAAAACCCTGGGTCCAGCGCGCAACCTGGTGCTGGAAGAGGTGGCCAGCCCACTGCCGAAGAAAAACGAGATCCTGTTGGACGTGCACGCTGCCGGGGTCAACTTCCCCGACACCCTGATCATCGAAGGCAAGTACCAGTTCCAGCCACCGCTGCCGTTCTCTCCCGGTGGAGAGGCAGCGGGCGTGGTGGCCGCCATCGGTGAAAAGGCCGGTGCGTTCAAGGTAGGCGACCGGGTCATGGCGCTCACCGGCTGGGGTGCGTTCGCCGAGCAAGTGGCGGTGCCGTTCTATAACGTTCTGCCGATCCCGGCGAGCATGGACTTCACCACCGCTGCGGCCTTCGGCATGACCTACGGCACCTCGATGCACGCCCTGCGCCAGCGTGGCCAGTTGCAGGCAGGCGAGACGCTGCTGGTACTGGGCGCTTCCGGTGGGGTCGGCCTGGCGGCGGTGGAGATCGGCAAGGCCATGGGCGCGCGGGTGATCGCGGCGGCCAGCAGCGCCGAGAAACTGGCCGTGGCCAAGGCTGCCGGGGCGGATGAACTGATCGATTACAGCCAGGCCAACCTGCGCGAAGAAATCAAACGTCTGACCGGCGGCCAAGGCGTGGACGTGATCTACGACCCGGTCGGAGGCGAGCTGTTCGAACAAGCGGTGCGCGGGTTGGCCTGGAATGGCAGGCTGCTGGTGGTGGGTTTTGCCAGCGGCAGCATTCCACAGCTGACGGCCAACCTGGTGCTGCTCAAGGGCGCGGCGGTACTGGGCGTGTTCTGGGGGGCATTTGCCCAGCGCCAGCCGGAGGACAATGCCGCCAACTTCCGCCAGCTGTTTGCCTGGCATGCCGAGGGCAAGTTGAAGCCGCTGGTGTCGCAGACTTATCCACTGGAACAAGCCGGGGCTGCTATAGAGAAGCTGGGGCAACGGCAGGCTGTGGGTAAGTTGGTGGTGCTGGCCAGGTAA
- a CDS encoding gamma-glutamylcyclotransferase yields the protein MSALESMSWEVSYPPALDFGQQHTREQLFSSMKTTMSRHQGGPVWLFAYGSLIWRPECNSVERQRARVHGYHRGLYLWSHEHRGTPETPGLVFGLDRGGSCSGFAYRLDERNLDDSLMALWQREMPYPAYRPHWLHCRLGDGSKVQALGFVLERHLPCYAGNLPDTLLSQILASAKGRYGTTRDYVEQTLNALRSHQMPDRNLEARFRRCHNLREV from the coding sequence ATGTCGGCTCTTGAAAGTATGTCTTGGGAAGTTTCATACCCTCCAGCACTCGATTTCGGTCAGCAACATACTCGCGAACAGTTGTTCAGCTCCATGAAGACAACCATGTCCAGGCATCAGGGCGGGCCGGTGTGGCTGTTTGCCTATGGCTCGTTGATCTGGCGCCCGGAATGCAATTCGGTGGAGCGTCAGCGCGCGCGGGTACATGGTTATCACCGTGGCTTGTACCTGTGGTCGCATGAACATCGCGGCACCCCGGAAACCCCCGGCCTGGTGTTTGGCCTGGACCGAGGTGGTTCCTGCAGCGGTTTTGCCTACCGGCTGGATGAGCGCAATCTAGACGACTCACTGATGGCCCTGTGGCAGCGCGAGATGCCGTATCCGGCCTACCGGCCGCACTGGCTCCACTGTCGCCTGGGCGATGGTAGCAAGGTGCAGGCCTTGGGCTTTGTGCTGGAGCGGCATTTGCCGTGCTATGCCGGCAACTTGCCGGATACTTTGCTCAGCCAGATCCTGGCCAGTGCCAAGGGGCGTTATGGCACCACGCGCGACTATGTCGAGCAGACCTTGAATGCACTGCGCAGTCACCAGATGCCCGATCGCAATCTGGAAGCGCGATTCAGGCGTTGCCATAATCTGCGCGAAGTGTGA
- a CDS encoding 2Fe-2S iron-sulfur cluster binding domain-containing protein yields the protein MQVTLQPSGAVLALEPGERILDGARRLGYDCPNSCRNGNCHVCAALLVEGRVRQDGEVRDHGELFTCIAEPLEDCVLLWDGVLALGELPVRKLACSVSECVDVGGDVWRVRLRAPAGKPLRYHAGQYLMIEREGGKQAAFSLASAPHAGRELELHVLAREPSAVQLIDQLRRDGLARIEMPFGDTHLAELPDGPLVLIAAGTGMGQMHSLVEHCRAQGFKHPVHLYWGVRRPEDFYQIEHWDEWLRLPNLFLHQVVSDLCGWEGRCGMLHEAVCEDIADLNSVHVYASGSPNMIYATLDALVEAGMDAHRMRADVFAYAPRG from the coding sequence ATGCAGGTAACGTTGCAGCCGTCCGGGGCGGTGCTGGCGCTTGAACCCGGGGAACGGATCCTGGATGGAGCACGGCGGCTGGGCTATGACTGCCCAAACAGCTGCCGCAATGGCAATTGCCATGTTTGCGCCGCGTTGTTGGTTGAAGGACGGGTTCGCCAGGATGGCGAAGTCCGCGACCATGGCGAGTTGTTCACCTGCATTGCCGAACCGCTGGAGGACTGCGTGTTGCTCTGGGACGGTGTGCTTGCCTTGGGCGAGCTGCCAGTGCGCAAGCTGGCGTGCAGCGTCAGTGAGTGCGTCGACGTCGGTGGCGACGTCTGGCGGGTGCGCCTGCGTGCGCCTGCCGGCAAGCCACTGCGCTACCACGCAGGGCAATACCTGATGATCGAACGTGAGGGCGGCAAGCAGGCGGCCTTCTCGCTGGCGTCCGCGCCACATGCCGGGCGCGAGCTGGAGCTGCATGTGCTGGCGCGTGAACCCAGTGCGGTGCAACTGATCGACCAGCTCAGGCGAGATGGCCTGGCGCGCATCGAAATGCCGTTTGGCGACACCCACCTGGCCGAGCTGCCAGACGGGCCGCTGGTGCTGATTGCCGCCGGCACCGGCATGGGCCAGATGCACAGCCTGGTTGAGCACTGCCGGGCCCAGGGCTTCAAGCACCCGGTGCACCTGTACTGGGGAGTGCGCCGGCCTGAGGACTTCTACCAGATCGAGCACTGGGACGAATGGCTGCGCCTGCCCAACCTGTTCCTGCATCAAGTGGTCAGCGACCTGTGCGGCTGGGAAGGCCGCTGCGGCATGCTGCATGAAGCGGTATGCGAAGACATTGCCGACCTCAATAGCGTGCATGTGTATGCCAGTGGCTCACCGAACATGATCTACGCCACACTCGACGCCCTGGTCGAAGCTGGTATGGATGCGCACCGCATGCGTGCCGATGTGTTCGCCTACGCGCCGCGCGGTTAA